Proteins encoded in a region of the Streptomyces sp. NBC_00513 genome:
- a CDS encoding neutral zinc metallopeptidase: MQFDDDANLDTSEVKDVRGSRIPGGKATVGGGIVGLIALIMGLLFGVGPEQLGLTEGNPEPVATSSSASQVQQACRTGQDANTREDCRLVAVVNSTQDFWKQEFQRRGGRYSPASTVFFTGRVNTACGAATSAVGPFYCPSDRQVYLDLGFFEELRTKFGASGGPFAQAYVVAHEYGHHIQNLTGTLQRAQDGRQGANSNAVKVELQADCYAGVWAHNAMRTPDESTGRPLITKLTDEDIKDGLDAAAAVGDDRIQEKFQGRVTPESWTHGSAEQRRQWFYQGYRTGDMAQCNTFR, translated from the coding sequence ATGCAGTTCGACGACGACGCCAATCTGGACACGTCCGAGGTCAAGGACGTGCGGGGCAGCCGCATCCCCGGCGGGAAGGCCACGGTCGGCGGCGGCATCGTCGGTTTGATCGCACTGATCATGGGGTTGCTCTTCGGCGTGGGCCCCGAGCAGCTGGGGCTGACCGAGGGCAACCCCGAGCCGGTGGCCACCTCCTCTTCCGCGAGCCAGGTACAGCAGGCCTGCCGCACGGGTCAGGACGCGAACACCCGTGAGGACTGCCGGCTCGTCGCGGTGGTCAACAGCACCCAGGACTTCTGGAAGCAGGAGTTCCAAAGGCGCGGGGGCCGGTACAGCCCGGCCTCGACGGTGTTCTTCACCGGCCGGGTGAACACGGCGTGCGGCGCGGCCACCTCCGCGGTCGGCCCCTTCTACTGCCCCTCCGATCGGCAGGTCTACCTGGACCTCGGCTTCTTCGAGGAGCTGCGGACGAAGTTCGGCGCGAGCGGCGGCCCCTTCGCCCAGGCCTACGTCGTCGCCCACGAGTACGGGCACCACATCCAGAACCTGACCGGCACCCTCCAGCGGGCCCAGGACGGCCGGCAGGGCGCGAACAGCAACGCGGTCAAGGTCGAGCTCCAGGCGGACTGCTACGCGGGGGTGTGGGCGCACAACGCCATGCGCACCCCGGACGAGTCCACCGGGCGCCCGCTGATCACGAAGCTGACCGACGAGGACATCAAGGACGGTCTGGACGCGGCGGCGGCGGTCGGCGACGACCGGATCCAGGAGAAGTTCCAGGGGCGGGTCACCCCGGAGTCGTGGACGCACGGCAGCGCCGAGCAGCGCCGGCAGTGGTTCTACCAGGGCTACCGGACGGGCGACATGGCCCAGTGCAACACCTTCCGCTGA
- a CDS encoding ABC-F family ATP-binding cassette domain-containing protein — translation MITATGIELRAGARILIESASFRVAKGDRIGLVGRNGAGKTTLTKCLAGEGQPAGGTITRSGEVGYLPQDPRTGDLDVLARDRILSARGLDVLIKKMRMNEERIATGSGGTRDKAMKQYERQETEFLTKGGYAAEAEAATISAALGLPDRVLGQPLHTLSGGQRRRVELARILFSDADTLLLDEPTNHLDADSIVWLRDYLKTYRGGFIVISHDVDLVETVVNKVFYLDANRSQIDVYNMGWKLYQQQREADEKRRKRERQNAEKKAAALNSQADKMRAKATKTVAAQNMAKRADRLLAGLDAVRVSDKVAKLRFPDPAPCGKTPLTAEGLSKSYGSLEIFTDVDLAIDKGSRVVILGLNGAGKTTLLRLLSGTEKPDTGTVVPGHGLKLGYYAQEHETLDPERTVLENMRSSAPDLDLVAVRKTLGSFLFSGDDVDKPAGVLSGGEKTRLALATLVVSSANVLLLDEPTNNLDPASREEILGALRTYKGAVILVTHDEGAVEALEPERIILLPDGVEDLWGPDYRDLVALA, via the coding sequence GTGATCACCGCCACCGGCATCGAGCTGCGCGCCGGCGCCCGCATCCTCATCGAGTCCGCCTCCTTCCGCGTCGCCAAGGGCGACCGCATCGGTCTGGTCGGCCGCAACGGGGCGGGCAAGACCACCCTCACCAAGTGCCTCGCGGGCGAGGGCCAGCCCGCCGGCGGCACGATCACCCGATCCGGTGAGGTCGGCTACCTGCCGCAGGACCCGCGCACCGGCGACCTCGACGTACTGGCCCGCGACCGGATCCTCTCCGCGCGCGGCCTCGACGTGCTGATCAAGAAGATGCGGATGAACGAGGAGCGCATCGCCACCGGCTCCGGAGGCACCCGCGACAAGGCGATGAAGCAGTACGAGCGCCAGGAGACCGAGTTCCTGACCAAGGGCGGGTACGCCGCCGAGGCGGAGGCCGCCACCATCTCGGCCGCCCTCGGCCTGCCCGACCGGGTCCTCGGCCAGCCGCTCCACACCCTCTCCGGTGGCCAGCGCCGCCGCGTCGAGCTGGCCCGCATCCTCTTCTCGGACGCCGACACCCTGCTCCTCGACGAGCCCACGAACCACCTCGACGCCGACTCCATCGTCTGGCTGCGCGACTACCTGAAGACCTACCGCGGCGGCTTCATCGTGATCTCCCACGACGTCGACCTGGTCGAGACCGTCGTCAACAAGGTCTTCTACCTGGACGCGAACCGCTCCCAGATCGACGTCTACAACATGGGCTGGAAGCTCTACCAGCAGCAGCGCGAGGCCGACGAGAAGCGCCGCAAGCGCGAGCGCCAGAACGCCGAGAAGAAGGCCGCGGCCCTGAACTCGCAGGCCGACAAGATGCGCGCCAAGGCCACCAAGACCGTCGCCGCGCAGAACATGGCCAAGCGCGCCGACCGGCTGCTCGCGGGCCTCGACGCCGTACGCGTCTCCGACAAGGTCGCCAAGCTCCGCTTCCCGGACCCGGCGCCCTGCGGCAAGACCCCGCTCACCGCCGAGGGCCTGTCGAAGTCCTACGGGTCCCTGGAGATCTTCACCGACGTCGACCTGGCCATCGACAAGGGTTCCCGCGTGGTCATCCTCGGTCTCAACGGCGCCGGCAAGACCACGCTGCTGCGCCTGCTCTCGGGCACCGAGAAGCCGGACACCGGCACGGTCGTCCCCGGTCACGGCCTCAAGCTGGGCTACTACGCCCAGGAGCACGAGACCCTGGACCCGGAGCGCACGGTCCTGGAGAACATGCGCTCCTCCGCGCCCGACCTGGACCTGGTCGCCGTCCGCAAGACGCTCGGCTCGTTCCTGTTCTCCGGCGACGACGTGGACAAGCCCGCGGGCGTGCTCTCCGGCGGCGAGAAGACCCGGCTGGCCCTCGCCACGCTGGTCGTCTCCTCGGCGAACGTGCTGCTCCTCGACGAGCCCACGAACAACCTGGACCCGGCCAGCCGCGAGGAGATCCTGGGCGCGCTGCGCACGTACAAGGGCGCCGTCATCCTCGTCACGCACGACGAGGGCGCGGTCGAGGCCCTGGAGCCGGAGCGGATCATCCTGCTGCCGGACGGGGTCGAGGACCTGTGGGGTCCGGACTACCGGGACCTGGTCGCCCTCGCCTGA
- a CDS encoding helix-turn-helix domain-containing protein, translated as MAETLKKGSRVTGAARDKLAADLKKKYDSGASIRALAEETGRSYGFVHRMLSESGVVLRGRGGATRGKKAASA; from the coding sequence GTGGCCGAGACTCTGAAGAAGGGCAGCCGGGTAACCGGCGCCGCGCGCGACAAGCTCGCGGCAGACCTGAAGAAGAAATATGACTCCGGTGCGAGTATCCGGGCGCTGGCCGAGGAAACCGGTCGGTCGTACGGATTCGTACATCGGATGCTCAGTGAGTCCGGAGTCGTGCTGCGTGGTCGCGGTGGCGCGACGCGCGGCAAGAAAGCGGCCTCGGCCTGA
- a CDS encoding VOC family protein: MAGVPSVYPTLLYRDAKTAIQLLTEAFGFTRVAVYEGEDGAVMHAELSYGNGAVMLGSKGRGGQFDKVMAEAGPTGVYVVVDDVDAHHRRAVEHGVEILMEPTDQDYGSRDYMARDAEGNVWSFGTYAPQI, from the coding sequence ATGGCAGGTGTTCCGTCCGTCTACCCGACTCTGCTCTACCGCGACGCCAAGACCGCGATCCAACTGCTGACGGAGGCGTTCGGGTTCACGCGGGTCGCGGTGTACGAGGGCGAGGACGGGGCCGTGATGCACGCGGAACTGTCCTACGGCAACGGCGCGGTGATGCTCGGCAGCAAGGGCCGCGGCGGACAGTTCGACAAGGTCATGGCGGAAGCCGGGCCGACCGGGGTGTACGTGGTCGTCGACGACGTGGACGCCCACCACCGCAGAGCGGTGGAGCACGGGGTGGAGATCCTGATGGAGCCCACGGACCAGGACTACGGATCGCGCGACTACATGGCGCGCGACGCCGAGGGCAACGTCTGGAGCTTCGGGACGTACGCGCCGCAGATCTGA